In a single window of the Gossypium hirsutum isolate 1008001.06 chromosome A13, Gossypium_hirsutum_v2.1, whole genome shotgun sequence genome:
- the LOC107893347 gene encoding nuclear transcription factor Y subunit A-7 isoform X1, giving the protein MAVRVQNFPKKTFDESSVRSLSHLSVSCTPWWSLNEQQIEEPLPHNISLKVETPSQLYHQAKHLDLQLPDQELTTVQAIDRTHCEVGAIGVTSSQRDPSESAGPFESCEKDTEGQVKPVFLVNNPNTLFSPSHQNYNHSMACTQYPYANAYFNGLFTPYGPQAIIQAQLGGNAPTRIPLPLDLAEDEPIYVNPKQYHGILRRRQYRAKLEAQNKLVKSRKPYLHESRHRHALNRVRGSGGRFLSKKTLQQPNVICNNQTNSISELESHYSRMAGYDGPNTSCMNISSVSNNDCNFQRLEHGFANISRAGGTGDGIRHGASVVQ; this is encoded by the exons ATGGCTGTTCGGGTCCAAAATTTTCCGAAGAAAACATTTGACGAAAGCTCTGTTCGTTCCCTATCCCATTTATCTGTCAGTTGCACACCGTGGTGGAGTTTGAACGAGCAGCAAATTGAAGAGCCTTTACCCCACAACATAAGCTTGAAAGTGGAAACTCCGTCTCAACTCTATCATCAAGCGAAGCATTTAGATCTTCAACTACCTGACCAGGAATTGACAACGGTTCAAGCAATTGATCGAACTCATTGTGAAGTTGGTGCCATTGGAGTGACCAGTTCTCAACGTGATCCATCAGAATCCG CAGGTCCATTTGAAAGTTGTGAGAAGGATACCGAGGGTCAAGTGAAGCCGGTTTTCTTGGTTAACAATCCAAACACTTTATTCAGCCCCTCTCATCAGAATTATAACCACTCAATG GCTTGCACTCAATATCCATATGCCAATGCTTACTTCAATGGGCTGTTTACTCCATATGGGCCACAGGCTATT ATTCAGGCCCAGTTGGGAGGAAATGCTCCAACTCGAATTCCACTGCCTCTCGATCTTGCAGAGGATGAGCCCATTTATGTCAACCCAAAACAATATCATGGTATTCTCCGGAGGAGGCAATACCGTGCAAAGCTTGAGGCACAAAACAAACTCGTCAAATCTCGAAAG CCATACCTTCATGAATCTCGACATCGTCATGCACTGAATAGGGTTAGGGGATCAGGAGGACGTTTTCTTAGCAAAAAGACACTCCAGCAGCCCAATGTTATCTGCAATAATCAAACGAATAGTATATCAGAACTAGAGAGTCATTATTCTCGCATGGCCGGATATGACGGTCCGAATACAAGCTGCATGAACATCTCGAGCGTTTCCAACAATGACTGCAATTTCCAGCGGCTAGAACATGGATTCGCCAATATATCACGTGCAGGCGGTACAGGCGATGGAATACGGCACGGTGCTTCTGTTGTCCAGTGA
- the LOC107893347 gene encoding nuclear transcription factor Y subunit A-7 isoform X2, translating to MAVRVQNFPKKTFDESSVRSLSHLSVSCTPWWSLNEQQIEEPLPHNISLKVETPSQLYHQAKHLDLQLPDQELTTVQAIDRTHCEVGAIGVTSSQRDPSESGPFESCEKDTEGQVKPVFLVNNPNTLFSPSHQNYNHSMACTQYPYANAYFNGLFTPYGPQAIIQAQLGGNAPTRIPLPLDLAEDEPIYVNPKQYHGILRRRQYRAKLEAQNKLVKSRKPYLHESRHRHALNRVRGSGGRFLSKKTLQQPNVICNNQTNSISELESHYSRMAGYDGPNTSCMNISSVSNNDCNFQRLEHGFANISRAGGTGDGIRHGASVVQ from the exons ATGGCTGTTCGGGTCCAAAATTTTCCGAAGAAAACATTTGACGAAAGCTCTGTTCGTTCCCTATCCCATTTATCTGTCAGTTGCACACCGTGGTGGAGTTTGAACGAGCAGCAAATTGAAGAGCCTTTACCCCACAACATAAGCTTGAAAGTGGAAACTCCGTCTCAACTCTATCATCAAGCGAAGCATTTAGATCTTCAACTACCTGACCAGGAATTGACAACGGTTCAAGCAATTGATCGAACTCATTGTGAAGTTGGTGCCATTGGAGTGACCAGTTCTCAACGTGATCCATCAGAATCCG GTCCATTTGAAAGTTGTGAGAAGGATACCGAGGGTCAAGTGAAGCCGGTTTTCTTGGTTAACAATCCAAACACTTTATTCAGCCCCTCTCATCAGAATTATAACCACTCAATG GCTTGCACTCAATATCCATATGCCAATGCTTACTTCAATGGGCTGTTTACTCCATATGGGCCACAGGCTATT ATTCAGGCCCAGTTGGGAGGAAATGCTCCAACTCGAATTCCACTGCCTCTCGATCTTGCAGAGGATGAGCCCATTTATGTCAACCCAAAACAATATCATGGTATTCTCCGGAGGAGGCAATACCGTGCAAAGCTTGAGGCACAAAACAAACTCGTCAAATCTCGAAAG CCATACCTTCATGAATCTCGACATCGTCATGCACTGAATAGGGTTAGGGGATCAGGAGGACGTTTTCTTAGCAAAAAGACACTCCAGCAGCCCAATGTTATCTGCAATAATCAAACGAATAGTATATCAGAACTAGAGAGTCATTATTCTCGCATGGCCGGATATGACGGTCCGAATACAAGCTGCATGAACATCTCGAGCGTTTCCAACAATGACTGCAATTTCCAGCGGCTAGAACATGGATTCGCCAATATATCACGTGCAGGCGGTACAGGCGATGGAATACGGCACGGTGCTTCTGTTGTCCAGTGA